The Branchiostoma lanceolatum isolate klBraLanc5 chromosome 19, klBraLanc5.hap2, whole genome shotgun sequence DNA segment AATTGGATAATTTGACTCCATTTTGTCACCATTGTCTTCTGACAACGCCCCCTTTTCTGCcattcaaaaataaaactatCCCACAACATTATATGTTAGTAATGCGAATAATACAGTCTTCCAAACAGTTTTACACATTTGATCCTTTTTCAGACCATTTCGCGACTATATCGGTCGTCAGTCCGAACATTTCTCAAGTGTAACGCAAATCCAATCTATGTCGCAGTgaggccgccagcgtgccgcagtgagaccgccagcgtgccgcaggccagtgagatacccgttCTTCCCGCCGGACCCGGGGTACGTTGGCGGCCtcactgcggcacgttggcggcctcgtTGTCGCGTCGAATGTATGTCCTAGAGAAAAGTGTCGGTCTGATAACCGACATAATGACTAGGGTCAGGCCAGAGCCCTATGCCTACGGCGACACAGCCAGGGATTGGAAGATCTTATCTTGTCATAATTGTGCCTTTTTTTACCAAGCATGTCCAGAAGAAGCTAATACATCTTTAATAGTAGATATTATAACAGTTGTAGAAGTATATATATCTGATACGAACGTCTCCAACGAAAGGCTCACTGCAACGAGTTGTATAAAacgctgctagggggcccaatctTTGTGCTGTTGACCTTGCTTGTGAACTGGGTTGAATTTGTGTTTTTCACCGGGTTGTCTGCGCCAGAGCATGTTACCTCCTTGGCCAGAATTAAACTGTGAGCACAccctttactctccaagcagaggatgtttttttgtccagccaacccactggacaacaaaaaaatgacaaagtagaaagcccgacaaaagcgcctaaaaacacgtcaaaaaccggccggaacccatcctctgcttggagagtacacgcCGGTAGCATTACGAGGTTTGATCGCTTTGTGTCAAAACATGTTCGTGTTTATCTGATGCTTTTAAGTTTGAAAGTTGTGGCAGACCTTTGACGAAATGATTGACAAGACTTTCTAAACGTTTCACCAGTTTTATTAGCATTCCACAAATCCATAAACGCTCACCAAAATGATTCTAGATGTTATGAATCTCCAGGAATTGAAATATACTCAAATATAACTTAGCATGTGTAATGACTTTCAGTTGCGCAtcacaaaaagtacattttgtgacGTGATACATTTTGTGACGTAATACAGAACGTGAGCTGACGTCAAATTGAATTTTGACGTCGTTACGGATTAgttatgaaatatttaaagGTTGTTGAGATGGTCTCCAATGTTCTGTGACTGTGATGATAAAAGTTCAGCTGAAGTGCTTTTACATGTGCTAATGCATGTGGatatctaaatacatgtatgttataagcGGTATCGTTCGTGGGCGTTCACCCCAATATTGTGACACCGGATTCCCTCAAAATTCTGCTACTTAGTAAATAAACAATGTAACTAAACCTCGTCTCGTCTTCTACGTTCTATTCTCAGATCTAAAATGGCACCCTTAACCCTCAAGCAGTCAACGGCATGTTTGATAATTTCTTTAGCTcttgttttggtttgtttgcttttttgtttttgttttcatttgtttgttttgtttgtttgtttgtttgtttgtttgtttgtttgtttgtttgtttcacaggAATTACTTTCGTTGTTCACTTCACTGTAGTTGTCTCTCAACATCGACAAAGATTATCAAAAGCTAAGTGGTGCCATTCAGAATTGAGCTATCGCGAGACGGTATAAAGAGAGTTGATGGATGTCAATCTTCATCTGCAGTCTGATGCTGATGCTGctgatgctgctgctgctgatgatgatggtgtCACCCTTAACGAGATAACTTAGCCTCCAGCTCCCTCAGCTGCTCCTCGATCTCCTCCATCTCCTCCGCCATCTCGCGCTTGGCGATGAGCTCCCTCAGGCGACCGTTGACCTCCTCCAGCTTCTCGGCCATCCCGCGCTTACCTGGCTCCACTGTACAAAAAGGATGGCAGTGAGATTCgtaagtgtttgtgtgtgacgtCACAGCTCTGTAATGCTAACCGTTCCGGCCATTTTGGATCCAATATGGCGACCAATCATTCGGTACGAAAGGGTGGGTCAGTtatttcaaagtaagaatcaTTAtccggtctgtctgtctgtctgtctgtctgcctgtctgtttgtattggtgtctgtctccctgtctctACGTAATAACAAATGGAGAGTCATGCATTTTTCATCCGCGTCGCATGGTCATATTATAGCATCATGGTGACACAATGTAAAAGTCATTATGACATACTAATGGTAAACGGCTGGCACAAATCAGTTAAAAGTCAACTTAAGCTTTAAACTGCATTTTTAATTTGCCTCACCATAGCCAGTGTTCCAGACGCTCATGAACCCGTTGCCCTGTCCACACTTCTGCTTGGGGTCACCCGCGCAGGCGGAGGAGCACTTGGACTCTTCGGCCGTCTTCAGGGGATACCTCCCCCCAAATTCGGCCTCCTTCCCGCAGCTGCACTTCTTCCCGTAGTAGTAGGTTCCTATTGGGGAACAAGAGAAGgtacattcatcatcatcatccgtcgaCCTCAGCAGCAGAGGACGGGGCGAGCCCTTGTACAACCGGGGCCcacatcagtctgtctgacatggCTGCTTCCAAGGTACATTAACATGTATTATTAGTCTCGTAGGTTGCTATTGAGCtgccctctcactggacccgtgacGCGTTGGCGACCGAGCGATCTGACACCGCgctgaacgaatttcatcgataaaaaaaggaatatttttacttgttgtttttccattacaatgtatgtaacgtGAATGGTAATTTGGGTGGTACTGACTAAAATCCTACCTGAATACGGGAAGGAATCCTTCTTGCAGAGCTCCGCACATTTCTGGTTGGTCATGTCATCTCCGGACTTCTTAAAGGTGAAAACTCCCCATTGCCTATAGTAGCAGCCTTTGTAGCTCTGCGCCGAGATCGCTCCTGTGACATGGACACATCAGTCAATCGTTTAGTTCTTGTAACAACAGTGTGTTTCCCTGGGCTTCACAGATGCTGTTCGTCCATTCTCCTTCCGGACTCCTTAGACTACAGAGAAAAGACTGGGAATTAAGCGGGGCTACTCACGTGTGACCTCTCTGGCGAATTCtcaatgtatattttacaaGCCCGGAGGCTGATTGCAAATGAACAGAAGATAGAAAGTGACTACTCTACTATACGTTTCTATGCATTCATAATTGTAGGTTTTGACTTCACTCTACAGTGTTCCATCCTAGGAGTCTGGTAGAAAGTAACAGTCCCGATTCCGGACGCATCTTCCTCAGGCCGGCGAAATCACCGGAGCGGGCTGATTGTCCATGCGGCTGTATTTCTCAGGGTGGGCCGAGGACCTGACGTCCCGGTAGTGACTGGTGACCAGGGTATGCAGCCTCTTGCTGTCTGCGAGTCGGAAACCTCCCTGAGGCTTCCGCCCAATTTTGCAACACCTGGTCACCGGTCTCTACCGAAGGAGGTCTTCATTAACAGTCTCTATTAAAACTCCTTGCCTTACCAAAGCTGTTGGCTGTTACTTGTCCAATGCACCTGTAAACTTGTACACAGCCTTCCCAACGGAACCCACCCAACTGCTTTTTGTCTGCTTCAGATGATTACAGCCCAAGAAGCAAAGGGTCTTCCTCGGGTGACTGGGTGAAAGTTTcctcgggggcatgttggccctatagccgaggagctggcctgtgtaggccctggaaacagcctAGGTTCCATGTGAAACTTTGCCTCCATACCGGGTACAGCCAAACCTGGTTGAGCAACCGCCTGGCGCAGCCAACCACATTAAACCAGCCCCGTCCATCTTTACATAGTTAAACCTGCCCAAACGTGAGCAAACACCTGTCCTCAGTACATTTTTTATTCGGTCCCATGAGTAGTTGTTgagaacaggtttgactgtatatcaaagaCGCTCCTAAGATTTACCTCACCAAGTACCCCTGCAAAGTATCTAGCTTATTTTGGCCCTTGTCTCTAACTTTGCTCAACTCGACCTGAGGGCCTCGAATAGACTTCACGACACGACTACTGCCGGTAACGTTGACTGACCATATTTTGCACACATCTACAGAGACAACACAGCCCTCATTTTCGTACAAGACGTACTTACCGACGAGTCCGAAAAGAACAACAAGGGCCAAGCCGCGCGACATCTTGCAAGGATCAAGTCTTGACTCCCACGAAATCGACGAGAGGAAAGTTGATAGAAGATATAGAAGAAACGCCTCGGCTGTGGTGTCTGAACTATCTCGGCAGTAGAGATAAGCCCGAACAGAGAGGACTGATATTTATATACTGAAGCAGTCCCACAATGCAGCCGTGGGCGTGTCACATGTAAATATAGGACacaattatatccagttgcttcagtaactatttttggcacacaATTGACGCCGTCTTCACCACGTGATTGGTTAAGATTAAAATGCCCTGAAGGTAGCTGCAGACAACCGCCGATAGTTACAGAAATGGTTAACGTAAAATTGCTGATCCAAAAGGTTACAAACTCATGAATATTAGTATAGTGGTTTTCCTTTGTCTTAAGGAAACGCCTACACCCTTCGGCGCTACATCCCACAATGCAGTACGCAACACTCTCTGTGAACAGAAAATTTGTTTGTCGGATAACAAAATAGGTTCGTCAAATATTGCCTAATATGTATGAACATCTGTCTTTTCTAGACGTACACTGCGAAAAACTAAACATAATACACTTATTGGTTAATAAGGACTTGGGTATCAATTCCACGAATCAACAACTTAAGTTGATTACTCATCAGCCCAGTAGAAGACATCTCGAATGAAGGATCTCCGAGCGCTCCGGCACTGTCGACCATTGATTTGATTCAAACAACAGCATTTTCCGATACAAACTGTGATCTTCATAACGTAACGCAATCTCTCAGACCAATTGAAAATGGGTCACTTGAAATTTGCTGACCCGAAAACTTGGCAGGGTGGAATGTTTACAACTTGGCCGGGTAGTACCTCGATTAAAGAATGTTGTTTTTAAACATCGCCACAACTTTATAACATGAAATAACAGAAACATGTTAAATGCATATGTCTTACCAGGTGTGTTCATGCCTTTTCTTTTGATAAAGGGCACAACTCGGGTGTGTAACAGTCCACTGCTCATGAAGATCAAACTAGGACAGACCCTTCAAGCCCCAAGGCAGTTCTACcccaacattaaaaaaaaaaaggaatcttaAGTATAGACCCTTAAAGGTCTTTCCATCAATCTTGCCTGTCAGTTCGGACAATGAAAGTTAAACGAACTCGGCAAGAAAGACAAACCGGAACAGAGAGGAGCTCCAACTACTACTGTAGCATTCCCACAATGCAGCCGCACATTCAAATGTGGGAGTGTCACATGTGAATGTAGGGCacaattatatccagttgcttcagtaactatttttggcacacaATTGACGCCGTCTTCAAGGTTACAAACTCATGAATATTAATATAATTGTTTTCCTTTGTCTTAAGGAAACGCCTACATCCTTCGGCACTACATCCCacaatcaccccgaccaatcgaatcacgtgaatcacattgaaactcagattcgtatcagccatttcccgacaaatcgctttctaacttgcgttaacgactacatctgaccaaacaaactcgccagtgagatggtggaaggtgtcagcttccaaaagacgttttcagattgacaattttggcactttggaagtgattgaatccgcccgcgatttaacgtttagagaaaagtagtagaaactagacgtTAAatcgcgatttaacgtttagagaaaaatagtagaaactagaagttaaatcgcgggcggatccAATCACTTCCaatgtgccaaaattgtcaatctgaaaagctcttttggaagctgacaccttctaccatctcactggtgagtttgtttggtcagatgtagtccttaacgcaagttagaaagggatttgtcgggaaatggctgatacgaatctgtgtttcaatgcgattcacatgattcgattggtcggggtgcacaATGCGTCCATTTGGAAATGGGTCACGTAAAATTGCTGATCCAAAAGGTTACAAACTCATGAATATTAATATAGTTCTTTTCCTTTGTCTTAAGGAAACGCCTACATCCTTCGGCGCTACATCCCACAACGCAGTACGCAACAGTCTCTGCCCGGTGCACAGAGAATACGTTTGTCGGTTAACAAAAAGTTCCTAAAATGTTGCCTAATATGTATTAAAATCTGTttattttaagttttttttttctagacgTACACTGCGAGAAACTAAACATAATACATCTATTGGTAATAAAAGACTAAAAACTTGGGGATCAATTCCACGAATCAACAACCAAAGTTGATTACCCAGCCTAGTAGAGGACATTTCAAATGAAGGACCATTGATTTGATTCCAACAACAGGATTTTCTGATACACACTATTTTTGGATACAAACTGTGATCTTCATAACTCTATCTCTCAGACCAATTGCAAAAAGGGTCACTTGAAATTGCTGACCCGAAAACTTGGCAGGGTGGAATGTTAACAACTTGGCCGGCTAGTACCTCGATTAAAGAATGATGTTTTTAAACATCGCCACAACTTTATAACATGAAAAAACAGAAAGATATCAAAATGCATATGTCTTGTCAGGTATGTTCATAACTTTTCTTTTGATAAAGGGCACAACTAGGGTGTGCAACAGGTCACTGCTCATGAAGATCAAACTAGGACCGACCCTTCAGTCCCCAAGGCAGTTCTGCCTCATCATTAAAAAGGGATCTTAAAAATAGACCCTTAAAGGTCTTTCCATCAATCTTGCCTGTCAGTTCGGACAATGAAAGAACGAACTCGGCAAGAAAGACAAGCCCGGACAGAGAGACACCCCAACTACTACTGTAGCATTCCCACAATGCAGCCGCACATTCAAATGTGGGAGTGTCACATGTGAATGTAGGGCacaattatatccagttgcttcagtaactatttttggcacacaATTGACGCCGTCTTCAAGGTTACAAACTCATGAATATTAATATAATTGTTTTCCTTTGTCTTAAGGAAACGCCTACACCCTTCGGCACTACATCCCacaatcaccccgaccaatcgaatcacgtgaatcacattgaaactcagattcgtatcagccatttcccgacaaatcgctttctaacttgcgttaacgactacatctgaccaaacaaactcgccagtgagatggtggaaggtgtcagcttccaaaagacgttttcagattgacaattttggcactttggaagtgattgaatccgcccgcgatttaacgtttagagaaaagtagtagaaactagaagttaaatcgcgatttaacgtttagagaaaaatagtagaaactagaagttaaatcgcgggcggatccAATCACTTCCaatgtgccaaaattgtcaatctgaaaagctcttttggaagctgacaccttctaccatctcactggtgagtttgtttggtcagatgtagtccttaacgcaagttagaaagggatttgtcgggaaatggctgatacgaatctgtgtttcaatgcgattcacatgattcgattggtcggggtgcacaATGCGTCCATTTGGAAATGGGTCACGTAAAATTGCTGATCCAAAAGGTTACAAACTCATGAATATTAATATAGTTCTTTTCCTTTGTCTTAAGGAAACGCCTACATCCTTCGGCGCTACATCCCACAACGCAGTACGCAACAGTCTCTGCCCGGTGCACAGAAAATCCATATATTTGTCGGTTAACAAAAAGTTCCTAAAATGTTGCCTAATATGTATTAAAATCTGTttattttaagtttttttctagACGTACACTGCGAGAAACTAAACATAATACATCTATTGgtaataaaagacaaaaaacttGGGGATCAATTCCACGAATCAACAACCAAAGTTGATTACCCAGCCTAGTAGAGGACATTTTAAATGAAGGACCATTGATTTGATTCCAACAACAGGATTTTCTGATACACACTATTTTTGGATACAAACTGTGATCTTCATAACTCTATCTCTCAGACCAATTGCAAAAAGGGTCACTTGAAATTGCTGACCCGAAAACTTGGCAGGGTGGAATGTTAACAACTTGGCCGGCTAGTACCTCGATTAAAGAATGATGTTTTTAAACATCGCCACAACTTTATAACATGAAAAAACAGAAAGATATCAAAATGCATATGTCTTGTCAGGTATGTTCATAACTTTTCTTTTGATAAAGGGCACAACTAGGGTGTGCAACAGTTCACTGCTCACGAAGATCAAACTAGGACCGACCCTTCAAGCCCCAAGGCAGTTCTGCCCCAACATTAGAAAGTAATCTTAAATATAAACCCTTAATGGTCCTGAAGATGCCCGGCAGACAACCACCGATAGCAACAAGCACCTTCAGTCACAGGACATCACTATGTCTCGACGTCAGACTGTTTGATGCATGCTGTTTATAAAGTTGGACCGACGGATGAATAATATTAGATTTCCTTGTGAATTTTCCTTTATTCTTTAATGCCTTGATGTATGTGCGATCTGTACAAATGCCAGTCGTCCAGGCATTTCTTGAACACGAAAGAAAAAGTCACACCTTTTGAGTCATCTTTCGCTGCAGACTGTAATCATCGCAATTTTGCATGGCTACAACCATATTGGGGAATTAACAGGTGGGATTTCctgatctcaaagcagatctacacggtgccaaaatcgtatatgctagccagagaagctccagtcagccagagaagctccggtcaGGCACCGAACTCGAACATAAATGCGACAAATGTGACAAATGTAGCGAATTTGGATGTTCCTTCCCTTTATCCCAATTAGATCTCCCACATTATATGTTATACATTCTATGATTACATCAGACTTTGTCTTTCATTCACTTCTCTCACTTCTTTCCCACATTTTGACACTCtaaaagaaaacacaagaaatcACGAAGGAGATTAATTTCATAGATCCATTTGGAAATGGGTCACGTAGAATTGATGTACCAAAAGGTTTCAAACTCATGA contains these protein-coding regions:
- the LOC136425477 gene encoding uncharacterized protein, whose protein sequence is MSRGLALVVLFGLVGAISAQSYKGCYYRQWGVFTFKKSGDDMTNQKCAELCKKDSFPYSGTYYYGKKCSCGKEAEFGGRYPLKTAEESKCSSACAGDPKQKCGQGNGFMSVWNTGYVEPGKRGMAEKLEEVNGRLRELIAKREMAEEMEEIEEQLRELEAKLSR